The Toxotes jaculatrix isolate fToxJac2 chromosome 14, fToxJac2.pri, whole genome shotgun sequence genome window below encodes:
- the wdr33 gene encoding pre-mRNA 3' end processing protein WDR33, translating to MLNNPMNAVTTKFVRTSTNKVKCPVFVIRWTPEGRRLVTGASSGEFTLWNGLTFNFETILQAHDSPVRAMTWSHNDMWMLTADHGGYVKYWQSNMNNVKMFQAHKEAIREASFSPTDNKFATCSDDGTVRIWDFLRCHEERILRGHGADVKCVDWHPTKGLVVSGSKDSQQPIKFWDPKTGQSLATLHAHKNTVMEVKWNLNGNWLLTASRDHLCKLFDIRNLKEELQVFRGHKKEATAVAWHPVHEGLFASGGSDGSLLFWHTGVEKEVGGMEMAHEGMIWSLAWHPLGHILCSGSNDHTSKFWTRNRPGDKMRDRYNLNLLPGMSEDGVEYDDLEPNSVASIPGMGIPEQLKAAMEQEQSSKEAAPEVEMSIPGLDWGMDEVMGKDAKKVPQKKVPYAKPIPAQFQQAWAENKVPMMPPSGDLSKDRKVEQKVEVKKKTQAEIEQEMAALQYTNPMLLEQMKMDRMNQMSTDGNMGPPQGQGPPMPPFSGPGGPGGPMPPGQQGFPPNMPPQQMSNNMGPPMGPGGMQPPFMPPGQMGPPSGPQPHQGPPQGMMGPPDMQGPQGMQRHSGGPPRNMGPQGLHGMGPGPRGMQGPPGGMMGPPPRGMGPRDPQGPPPQGGMIPPQGNMMGPQGPMQGGMMGPPPRTHSNMPNNYGMGNMQGPPGGMHGPPGNMQGPPGNMQGPHGSMQGPQGNMQGPPGNMQGPHGNMQGPPYMQHQGQNSGPMMHGMGQQGPNHKGDPRGPPPNHHMGPPDRQGPGGPGGPDQGSGPYWGDSQQGRRGPQDFDGGQDFHSRGEEGWRPGYQAGGGHRGGGHRGGGGNGGNWGPDERFSGGEFRGRRDDRFRGGPGRPGGRGYADEYGGQEEVFDAPEEMSRGWDNGGRGRPPRGGGPPRGGGHDGYRDSQQMHDGSSPVGRERSSSLQGMDMASLPPRKRPWQDGPGTGEPRERESPGADGGRLPPREDGGYGPSGRGGRGGWGPGGGPGLGPRRGGPAPRGAPRGGGRGR from the exons ATGTTGAACAACCCAATGAACGCTGTCACCACAAAGTTTGTCCGAACCTCCACCAACAAAGTCAAGTGTCCCGTGTTCGTCATCAGG TGGACTCCTGAAGGACGTCGTCTGGTCACTGGAGCGTCCAGTGGAGAGTTCACTCTGTGGAATGGACTCACATTCAACTTCGAGACCATTTTACAG GCCCACGACAGTCCGGTCCGTGCCATGACCTGGTCTCACAATGACATGTGGATGCTGACGGCGGACCACGGCGGCTACGTGAAGTACTGGCAGTCCAACATGAACAACGTCAAGATGTTCCAGGCTCACAAGGAGGCCATTAGAGAAGCCAG CTTCTCTCCCACAGATAATAAATTTGCCACCTGCTCAGACGACGGTACTGTTCGCATCTGGGACTTCCTGCGCTGCCACGAGGAGAGGATCCTCCGAG GTCACGGTGCTGATGTGAAGTGTGTCGACTGGCATCCCACTAAAGGTCTGGTGGTCTCCGGCAGCAAAGACAGCCAACAGCCAATCAAGTTCTGGGACCCAAAGACTGGACAGAGTCTGGCTACACT tcATGCCCATAAGaacacagtgatggaggtgaAGTGGAACCTGAATGGTAATTGGCTGCTGACAGCATCACGTGACCACCTGTGTAAACTGTTTGACATCAGAAACCtgaaggaggagctgcaggtgtTCCGAGGACACAAGAAGGAGGCCACAG CTGTGGCCTGGCATCCCGTCCATGAGGGGCTGTTTGCCAGCGGAGGCTCTGATGGATCTCTGCTCTTCTGGCACACTGG AGTGGAGAAGGAGGTTGGAGGGATGGAGATGGCTCATGAGGGGATGATCTGGAGTCTGGCCTGGCACCCGCTGGGTCACATCCTCTGCTCCGGGTCCAACGACCACACCAG taAATTCTGGACGAGGAATCGACCCGGTGATAAGATGAGAGACCGTTACAACCTGAACCTGCTGCCGGGGATGTCAGAGGACGGCGTGGAGTACG ACGACTTGGAGCCGAACAGCGTGGCCTCCATCCCCGGTATGGGGATCCCCGAGCAGCTGAAGGCGGCCatggagcaggagcagagca GTAAAGAAGCGGCTCCTGAGGTGGAGATGTCCATCCCTGGTCTGGACTGGGGCATGGACGAGGTCATGGGTAAAGATGCCAAGAAGGTCCCTCAGAAGAAAGTACCATACGCCAAACCGATCCCAGCGCAGTTCCAACAG GCCTGGGCGGAGAATAAAGTACCCATGATGCCGCCCTCTGGAGATTTGTCCAAAGACCGAAAAGTTGAGCAGAAAgtggaggtgaagaagaaaactCAGGCGGAGATCGAGCAGGAGATGGCAGCTCTGCAGTACACCAACCCAATGCTCCTGGAG CAAATGAAAATGGACCGAATGAACCAGATGAGCACGGACGGGAACATGGGCCCCCCACAGGGTCAGGGCCCCCCTATGCCCCCCTTCTCTGGCCCCGGAGGTCCTGGTGGCCCTATGCCTCCTGGCCAGCAGGGCTTTCCCCCAAACATGCCTCCTCAGCAGATGTCCAACAACATGGGGCCCCCCATGGGTCCTGGAGGCATGCAGCCCCCTTTCATGCCCCCTGGACAGATGGGGCCACCCTCAGGACCTCAGCCTCACCAGGGGCCCCCTCAGGGTATGATGGGACCGCCAGACATGCAAGGACCCCAAGGCATGCAGAGACATTCTGGTGGTCCTCCCAGAAACATGGGTCCCCAAGGGCTTCATGGTATGGGTCCTGGACCCAGAGGCATGCAGGGGCCCCCTGGTGGCATGATGGGCCCCCCTCCTCGAGGAATGGGTCCAAGGGATCCTCAGGGGCCCCCACCTCAGGGGGGTATGATACCACCTCAAGGGAACATGATGGGCCCCCAGGGTCCCATGCAGGGTGGGATGATGGGGCCCCCACCCAGGACACACAGCAACATGCCAAACAACTATGGGATGGGCAACATGCAAGGGCCCCCAGGAGGGATGCATGGACCACCAGGAAATATGCAGGGCCCCCCAGGTAACATGCAAGGACCCCATGGTAGCATGCAGGGGCCTCAAGGAAACATGCAGGGCCCCCCAGGAAACATGCAAGGACCCCATGGTAACATGCAGGGCCCCCCTTATATGCAGCACCAG GGTCAGAACTCGGGGCCCATGATGCATGGGATGGGGCAGCAGGGGCCCAACCATAAAG GAGACCCTCGGGGGCCGCCGCCCAACCACCACATGGGCCCTCCTGACCGGCAGGGTCCCGGTGGTCCCGGAGGACCGGACCAGGGCTCGGGGCCTTATTGGGGGGACAGTCAGCAGGGTCGACGTGGGCCGCAGGACTTTGACGGAGGCCAAGACTTTcacagcagaggggaggagggctGGAGACCAGGATACCAGGCAGGAGGAGGCCACAGAGGGGGGGGGcaccgaggaggaggagggaatggAGGAAACTGGGGTCCTGACGAGAGGTTCAGCGGAGGAGAGTTTAGAGGACGGAGAGACGACAG GTTCAGAGGAGGCCCTGGCCGGCCCGGAGGTCGAGGTTACGCTGACGAGTACGGCGGCCAAGAGGAGGTCTTCGACGCCCCGGAGGAGATGAGCCGGGGATGGGACAATGGAGGCAGAGGACGGCCACCTCGAGGAGGAGGTCCacccagaggaggag GTCACGATGGTTATCGGGACAGTCAGCAGATGCACGATGGGTCGTCTCCAGTCGGCCGTGAGCGCTCGTCCTCCCTTCAGGGGATGGACATGGCGTCTCTGCCCCCCCGGAAGCGTCCGTGGCAGGATGGACCAGGGACAGGAGAGCCCCGAGAGCGAGAGTCCCCTGGAGCTGACGGAG GTCGTCTCCCACCGAGAGAGGACGGAGGTTACGGTCCTTCTGGTCGAGGCGGAAGAGGCGGCTGGGGTCCAGGAGGAGGACCGGGACTGGGCCCCAGGAGAGGGGGACCAGCACCGAGAGGAGCACCGAGGGGGGGCGGCCGGGGCCGGTAG